A segment of the Methanolinea mesophila genome:
TTGCTCAGTGCTGGTCAATATCCACGACATCGCCGCGATGGGAGGCCGCCCGATCGCCATGGTCGATGTGTTCTCTATCTCGGATACGGGCATCCAGAAGAAGGTGATCGCGGGGATGCATGATGCCTCGCTCCAGTTCGGAGTGCCCATAGTGGGCGGACACCTCCATCCCGACACCCCCTACAGTGTCATCGACGTGGCTATCCTGGGCACCGTGGGGAAGAAGGATGTGATCTTCTCTCATACGGCGCAGGCGGGGGACCACGTCGTGGTAGCGGTGGACCTTACCGGCAGGGTCCACCCGTCGTGCCTGCTCAACTGGGACTCCGTCACCATGAAGACCGCGGAACAGGTCCGGGCGCAGATAAAAGTCCTGGAGGACCTGGGACGCGCCCACCTGGTCACCGCGGGAAAGGATATCAGCAACCCGGGGGTAATAGGGACGCTCGGCATGCTGCTCGAGGTAAGCGGCAAAGGTGCATGCATCGACCTCGATGCCATACCCCGGCCGGACCTCAAGGCCAACCACATGACGTTCGAGCAGTGGGTCCGTATCTACCCTGGGATGGGATTCGTGCTCACGGTTACGGACGACAACCTGGAGGAAGTCGTCGAACGCTTCCGTAAAGTGGGAATGATTGCACGGAGCATCGGCACGGTCAATACCACCCGCGAGCTCGCGATCACATATCATGACGAACACTCGAGCGTCTTCGACTTCTCTCACAACGGCATCATGCACCTCACCTCCGAAGATGAATCATGCAGGCCGTGACGATCGGGATCGGGGCCGGCGAGGAGCCGGAAAAGGTGCTGGCAAGCGTGAGGGCTCTTGACATCCGAAGCAGGGTGGTCATCTACTGCCGGCCTGGGACATTTCCGGAAGGGACCGGGAACATCGTTACGTCAGAATCCGAACATCCCGAACACCACCTGGTAGACGACCTCTTTTCCGGCAGGATCCAGGCGGCGCTCCGGGGGAGCCTTCCCGCAAATGCAACGCTTTCGGCATTGAAGAAGGCCGCGGGTGTCGGGAGTCTTGAACGGGCGGCTCTTCTGGAGACCGCCTCGGGGCATCTTTTTTTCCTTGCCCCGGTCGGCGTCGACGAAGGGTGGACGGTACAGGAGAAAGTGGCCATGATCGGAAAGGTCCGGAGACTGGCGGAGAATTTCGGGTTGTCCCCCAGGGTCGCGATACTGTCCGGAGGGCGGTTCGGAGACGTGGGACGCCATCCTCAGGTTGACCGGACGCTTGCCGATGCGGAACTGGTTGCACGGCTGACCGGGGAGACGC
Coding sequences within it:
- the mtxX gene encoding methanogenesis marker protein Mmp4/MtxX, which gives rise to MQAVTIGIGAGEEPEKVLASVRALDIRSRVVIYCRPGTFPEGTGNIVTSESEHPEHHLVDDLFSGRIQAALRGSLPANATLSALKKAAGVGSLERAALLETASGHLFFLAPVGVDEGWTVQEKVAMIGKVRRLAENFGLSPRVAILSGGRFGDVGRHPQVDRTLADAELVARLTGETHFEILIEEAIHEAGVIIAPDGISGNLIFRTLTFLGSGQGHGAPVLNIDKIFVDTSRASPDYANAIRLAESMLKS
- a CDS encoding methanogenesis marker 2 protein gives rise to the protein MAENSCSTAKIALVVREYEGVKRKRAIGEMVRAIRTDSPGVIASFGEDAAVIEHGDEALLLAADGIWSRLMEADPYWAGYCSVLVNIHDIAAMGGRPIAMVDVFSISDTGIQKKVIAGMHDASLQFGVPIVGGHLHPDTPYSVIDVAILGTVGKKDVIFSHTAQAGDHVVVAVDLTGRVHPSCLLNWDSVTMKTAEQVRAQIKVLEDLGRAHLVTAGKDISNPGVIGTLGMLLEVSGKGACIDLDAIPRPDLKANHMTFEQWVRIYPGMGFVLTVTDDNLEEVVERFRKVGMIARSIGTVNTTRELAITYHDEHSSVFDFSHNGIMHLTSEDESCRP